The window CGGCGGTACACCGGCGCCGCTTCGGTCAGCGCCGCGACCGGCAGCGCGCACACCTCCTCGCCGCGCCAGCGGGCGCGGAACACGCCGTCGTCCGTCAGCCGGCCGACCACGGCGGCCTCCAGGTCCCAGCGTGCGAACACCTCGGCGACCGCCGCCTCGTGTCCTGCCTGCGCCACCAGAAGCATGCGCTCCTGCGACTCGGAGAGGAGGATCTCGTAGGCCGTCATGCCCTCCTCGCGGAGCGGCACCCGGTCGAGCTCGAGCACGATGCCCATGCCGCCGCGGCCCGCCATTTCGACCGACGAGCTGGTGAGCCCCGCAGCGCCCATGTCCTGGATGGCGACGATGTCGTCGCCCTGCATGAGCTGGAGGCACGCCTCGAGGAGGAGCTTCTCCGTGAACGGGTCGCCCACCTGCACCGCCGGCCGCTTCTCCTCGCTGGTCGCGTCGAGCGCGGCCGAGGCGAGGAGGCTCGCGCCGTGGATGCCGTCGCGGCCGGTGCGCGCGCCGACGTAGATGACGGGGTTGCCGACCCCCGCGGCGCGCGCCCGGAAGAGGCGATCGGCCGGCGCGACGCCGAGCGTGAAGGCGTTCACCAGGATGTTGTGGTCGTAGCCCGGGTCGAAGGAGATCTCGCCGCCCACGGTGGGGACGCCAATTGAATTGCCATAGTGCCCAATGCCGGCCACCACACCCTTCACCAGGTAGGGCGTGCGGGGGTGGTCCAGGCTCCCGAAGCGGAGCGAGTCGAGGCTCGCGATCGGACGCGCGCCCATCGTGAACACGTCGCGCAGGATGCCGCCCACACCCGTCGCGGCGCCCTGGAAGGGCTCGACGAACGAGGGATGGTTGTGGCTCTCGATCTTGAAGACCGCGGCGTGCCCGTCGCCCAAGTCGACCGCACCCGCGTTCTCGCCCGGGCCCTGCAGCACCCGCGGGCCCCTGGTGGGCAGCTGGCGCAGGAAGGCGCGCGAGCTCTTGTACGAGCAGTGCTCGGACCACATGACGGCGAACACGCCGAGCTCCTCGAGGGTGGGGGGGCGCCCGAGCAGCGCCACGATCCTCCCCCACTCCTCGCGCGTGAGGCCGTGCTCGTCCGCGACCTCGGCGCTGACCGCGCGGCTCATCCCGGCGCGGACGCGGCCGGCCCTGCCGCCGCGCCACGCGCCACCCAGGCCTCGACCGAGCGGAAGAGGCGGAGCCCGTCCGCGCCGCCCGTCAGGTGCTCGACGGCGTGCTCGGGGTGCGGCATGAGCCCGACGACGTTCCGCTCGGCGCTGCACAAGCCGGCGATGTTTTGCAGCGAGCCGTTGGGGTTCGCCTCCGGCGTGGGGCGCCCGGCGCGGTCGGTGTAGCGGAAGACGACGCGGTGCTCGCGCTCGAGCGCCGCGAGCGTGGCCTCGTCGGCCACGTAGCAGCCCTCGCCGTGCTTCACCGGCAGCTCGAGCACCTCGCCCGCGCGGCAGCCGTGGGTGAAGAAGGTCTCGGCCGTCTCGACCCGCACCGTGACCGGCTCGCACACGAAGCTGAGTGAGCGGTTACGCACGAGCGCGCCGGGGAGGAGGCCCGCTTCGCACAGGATCTGGAAGCCATTGCAGATGCCGAGCACGAGTCCGCCGTCGCGGACGTGCCGCGCCACGGCCTCCATGATGGGCGAGAACTTGGCCATGGCGCCGCAGCGGAGGTAGTCCCCGTAGGAGAAGCCGCCGGGCAGGATGACGCAGTCGACGCCGCCGAGGTCGCGGTCCTTGTGCCAGAGGGCCACCGCCTCGTCGCCGAGCACGCACCCCGCGGCGCGCAGTGCGTCCCGGTCGTCGAGCGAGCCGGGGAAGACGACCACGCCCCAGCGCATCAGCGGCCGTCCCGCTCGAGCTGGAACTGGAAGTCCTCGATCACGCCGTTGGCGAGCAGCCGCTCGCACATCTCGCGCACGCGGGCCGAGGCCGCCTGGGGCTCGGCCTCGCGGAGCCTGAGCTCGATGTACTTGCCCACCTTCACGTCCTGCACCTCGGCGAAACCGAGGGCGTGGAGCGAGTTCTGGACCGCCTTGCCCTGCGGATCCAGGATGCCGCGCTTCGGGGTGACGTGGACGCGCGCCAGCAGGGGCATCAGGCGGCCGCGCTGCAGATGCGCCGCGCCGCCTCCTGATAGGCGTCCTCGACGCCGCCCAGGTCGCGCCGGAACCGGTCCTTGTCGAGCTTCTCGCCGGTCGCCTTGTCCCAGAAGCGGCAGGTGTCGGGGCAGATCTCGTCGGCGAGCAGGATCTTACCGTGGTGGCGCCCGAACTCGAGCTTCATGTCGACCAGCACGATGTCGCGCTTGTCGAGGTACTCGCGGAGGAGGGCGTTCACGCGCAGCGCCCTCTCGTTGATGACCGAGAGCTCCTGCGGTGTGGCGAGGCGCAGGAAGCGGACGTGCCAGTCGTTGATCATCGGGTCGTCGAGCGCGTCGTCCTTGTAGTAGTGCTCGAG of the Deltaproteobacteria bacterium genome contains:
- the purL gene encoding phosphoribosylformylglycinamidine synthase subunit PurL, giving the protein MSRAVSAEVADEHGLTREEWGRIVALLGRPPTLEELGVFAVMWSEHCSYKSSRAFLRQLPTRGPRVLQGPGENAGAVDLGDGHAAVFKIESHNHPSFVEPFQGAATGVGGILRDVFTMGARPIASLDSLRFGSLDHPRTPYLVKGVVAGIGHYGNSIGVPTVGGEISFDPGYDHNILVNAFTLGVAPADRLFRARAAGVGNPVIYVGARTGRDGIHGASLLASAALDATSEEKRPAVQVGDPFTEKLLLEACLQLMQGDDIVAIQDMGAAGLTSSSVEMAGRGGMGIVLELDRVPLREEGMTAYEILLSESQERMLLVAQAGHEAAVAEVFARWDLEAAVVGRLTDDGVFRARWRGEEVCALPVAALTEAAPVYRRPAEEPARLEELQRLDPAEIPEPADHGQALVRLLESPNLCAREWVYRQYDHLVGGNTVVRPGADAAVVRLEGTRRALALTVDCNSRYCRLDPYLGAVLAVVEAARNLVAVGARPLAVSDCLNYGNPEKPDVMWEFQQGVQGIRDACVALDTPVVSGNVSFYNETEGRNIPPTPTIAMVGLLDDVEAHLTPWWKAEGDVIVLLGRTREELGASEYLAVLHGLVRGAPPWIDLEAERRLHRLCLAAAEERLPRSLHDVAEGGLAVALAECSFGGPGLGVRVDLEQGMRTDALLFGESQSRMLLSLPRRHLGRLRDLARREDVPLTILGEVRGRSLVIGDVIDLPLEATRERWRRALERRLGG
- the purQ gene encoding phosphoribosylformylglycinamidine synthase subunit PurQ produces the protein MRWGVVVFPGSLDDRDALRAAGCVLGDEAVALWHKDRDLGGVDCVILPGGFSYGDYLRCGAMAKFSPIMEAVARHVRDGGLVLGICNGFQILCEAGLLPGALVRNRSLSFVCEPVTVRVETAETFFTHGCRAGEVLELPVKHGEGCYVADEATLAALEREHRVVFRYTDRAGRPTPEANPNGSLQNIAGLCSAERNVVGLMPHPEHAVEHLTGGADGLRLFRSVEAWVARGAAAGPAASAPG
- the purS gene encoding phosphoribosylformylglycinamidine synthase subunit PurS produces the protein MLARVHVTPKRGILDPQGKAVQNSLHALGFAEVQDVKVGKYIELRLREAEPQAASARVREMCERLLANGVIEDFQFQLERDGR
- a CDS encoding phosphoribosylaminoimidazolesuccinocarboxamide synthase, translated to MDRGELLYEGKAKQVYRTADPDLLIQHFKDDATAFNAKKRGTVVDKGILNNRMSEVLFRFLEEEGVPTHFVRRLSERDMLIRRCEIVKIEVVARNVIAGSLAKRLGRAEGEPLPEPILEHYYKDDALDDPMINDWHVRFLRLATPQELSVINERALRVNALLREYLDKRDIVLVDMKLEFGRHHGKILLADEICPDTCRFWDKATGEKLDKDRFRRDLGGVEDAYQEAARRICSAAA